The following proteins come from a genomic window of Spea bombifrons isolate aSpeBom1 chromosome 10, aSpeBom1.2.pri, whole genome shotgun sequence:
- the AMPD3 gene encoding AMP deaminase 3 isoform X2 — MPRHFPRLNISEVDEQVRLLAEKVFAKVLREEDSKDAFSLFTVPEDCPIGQKEAKERELEKDLAEQKSAETVKRKKSFKMIRSQSLSLQLPPQDWKPASATPVQSPLSPVQPAVPVLRGPGAAVPVPYDVPEFQRVSISGDYCAGVTVDDYEQAANGLAKALLIREKYSRLAYHRFPRTTAQYLCSMNDESWRMEDEVYPEFNPPPGDKDPYDLEGVPPNLHYVVRMQGGIPYIYDNKATAESNEPRGLPYPDLETYTLDLSHILALIADGPTKTYCHRRLNFLESKFNLHEMLNEMSELKELKSVPHRDFYNVRKVDTHIHAAACMNQKHLLRFIKHTYRTEHDRVVLEKDGQKMTLKELFESLHMDPHDLTVDSLDVHAGRQTFHRFDKFNAKYNPVGASELRDLYLKTENYLEGEYFARIIKEVARELEDSKYQYTEPRLSIYGRSASEWNVLAKWFIKHKVYSPNMRWMIQVPRIFDIFRSKKILPDFGKMLENIFLPLFEATINPSDHKELYLFLNYVTGFDSVDDESKHNDHMFSTKSPTPDEWTQEQNPPYSYYLYYMYANIMLLNNLRRERGMSTFLFRPHCGEAGSITHLVSAFITADNISHGLNLKKSPVLQYLYYLAQIPIAMSPLSNNSLFLEYSKNPLREFLHKGLVVSLSTDDPMQFHYTKEALMEEYAIAAQVWKLSTCDLCELARNSVLQSGLSAKEKKHFLGENYIKEGPEGNDISRTNVAQIRMAYRYETLCNELSFLADAMNSEHIDDAHAQ, encoded by the exons ATGCCGCGCCACTTCCCCCGTCTCAACATCTCTGAGGTGGATGAGCAGGTCCGACTCCTGGCAGAGAAGGTTTTTGCTAAAGTTCTCCGGGAAGAAGACAGTAAAGATGCCTTCTCGCTCTTCACCGTCCCCGAAGATTGTCCTATTGGGCAGAAGGAAGCCAAAGAACGGGAGCTCGAGAAGGACCTGGCGGAGCAGAAATCGGCGGAGACCGTGAAAAG AAAGAAAAGTTTCAAGATGATCCGATCCCAGTCGCTGTCGTTACAACTCCCACCCCAGGACTGGAAGCCGGCGTCCGCCACCCCGGTTCAGTCACCTTTATCTCCCGTCCAGCCAGCCGTGCCCGTTCTTCGGGGCCCAGGGGCAGCCGTCCCGGTGCCATACGATGTTCCCGAGTTCCAGAGAGTGTCGATTAGCGGAGATTACTGCGCCGGG GTTACAGTTGATGACTATGAACAAGCTGCCAACGGCCTGGCCAAAGCTCTGCTGATCCGAGAGAAGTATTCGCGCTTGGCCTATCACCGCTTCCCCAGAACGACGGCCCAGTACCTGTGCTCCATGAACGACGAGAGCTGGAGGATGGAGGACGAAGTCTATCCAG AATTCAATCCTCCTCCCGGGGACAAAGATCCCTACGACCTGGAAGGAGTCCCTCCAAACCTCCACTACGTCGTCAGGATGCAGGGGGGGATCCCGTACATTTATGACAATAAAGCGACGGCCGAGAGCAACGAGCCGCGCGGTTTACCGTACCCCGACCTCGAGACCTACACCCTGGACCTCAGCCACATCCTGGCGCTCATCGCTGACGGCCCGAC GAAGACCTACTGCCACCGACGGCTTAACTTCCTGGAATCCAAGTTTAATCTCCACGAGATGCTGAACGAAATGTCTGAGCTGAAGGAACTGAAGAGCGTCCCTCACCGGGACTTCTACAACGTGCGCAAG GTGGACACTCACATTCACGCGGCGGCCTGCATGAACCAGAAGCACCTGCTGCGATTCATTAAGCACACGTACCGCACGGAGCACGACAGGGTGGTGCTGGAGAAGGACGGGCAGAAGATGACCCTGAAGGAGCTGTTTGAGAGTCTTCACATGGACCCCCACGACCTGACCGTGGACTCTCTGGATGTTCACGCC GGAAGGCAAACTTTTCATCGATTCGATAAATTTAATGCCAAATACAACCCCGTGGGAGCCAGCGAGCTCCGGGATCTGTACCTGAAGACAGAAAACTACCTGGAAGGGGAATATTTCGCTCGTATAATCAAG GAGGTGGCGAGGGAACTGGAAGACAGTAAATACCAGTACACCGAGCCGCGGCTCTCCATCTACGGCCGCTCCGCCAGCGAGTGGAACGTGTTGGCCAAATGGTTCATCAAACACAAGGTGTATTCGCCCAACATGCGCTGGATGATCCAGGTCCCGCGGATCTT cGACATCTTCAGATCGAAGAAGATTCTTCCGGATTTTGGCAAAATgttagaaaatattttcctcCCGTTATTTGAGGCGACGATTAACCCTTCAGATCACAAGGAACTTTACCTTTTCCTGAACTAT GTGACCGGTTTCGACAGCGTCGACGATGAATCCAAACACAACGACCACATGTTTTCCACCAAGAGCCCCACGCCTGACGAGTGGACGCAGGAGCAGAACCCGCCGTACAGCTACTATCTGTATTACATGTACGCCAACATCATGCTTCTCAACAATCTACGCAG GGAGAGGGGTATGAGCACCTTCCTGTTCAGACCTCACTGCGGAGAAGCCGGATCCATCACCCACCTCGTATCCGCCTTCATCACCGCCGACAACATTTCCCACGGATTAAACCTGAAAAAG AGTCCGGTTCTCCAGTACCTGTACTACCTCGCGCAGATTCCCATCGCCATGTCTCCGCTCAGCAACAACAGTCTGTTCCTGGAATACTCCAAGAACCCCCTGCGGGAATTTCTGCACAAGGGGCTCGTAGTCTCCCTCTCGACGGACGACCCCATGCAGTTCCACTACACCAAG GAGGCGCTGATGGAGGAATACGCCATCGCAGCCCAGGTGTGGAAGCTCAGTACCTGCGACCTGTGTGAACTTGCGCGAAACAGCGTCCTGCAGAGCGGCCTGTCAGCCAAG gaaaagaAACATTTCCTGGGTGAGAATTACATCAAGGAGGGACCCGAGGGGAACGACATCAGCCGGACGAACGTAGCCCAGATCCGAATGGCTTACAGATACGAAACCTTATGTAACGAGCTGAGCTTCCTGGCCGACGCCATGAATTCGGAGCACATCGACGACGCGCATGCACAATGA
- the AMPD3 gene encoding AMP deaminase 3 isoform X1, translating to MALPGSAGEMPRHFPRLNISEVDEQVRLLAEKVFAKVLREEDSKDAFSLFTVPEDCPIGQKEAKERELEKDLAEQKSAETVKRKKSFKMIRSQSLSLQLPPQDWKPASATPVQSPLSPVQPAVPVLRGPGAAVPVPYDVPEFQRVSISGDYCAGVTVDDYEQAANGLAKALLIREKYSRLAYHRFPRTTAQYLCSMNDESWRMEDEVYPEFNPPPGDKDPYDLEGVPPNLHYVVRMQGGIPYIYDNKATAESNEPRGLPYPDLETYTLDLSHILALIADGPTKTYCHRRLNFLESKFNLHEMLNEMSELKELKSVPHRDFYNVRKVDTHIHAAACMNQKHLLRFIKHTYRTEHDRVVLEKDGQKMTLKELFESLHMDPHDLTVDSLDVHAGRQTFHRFDKFNAKYNPVGASELRDLYLKTENYLEGEYFARIIKEVARELEDSKYQYTEPRLSIYGRSASEWNVLAKWFIKHKVYSPNMRWMIQVPRIFDIFRSKKILPDFGKMLENIFLPLFEATINPSDHKELYLFLNYVTGFDSVDDESKHNDHMFSTKSPTPDEWTQEQNPPYSYYLYYMYANIMLLNNLRRERGMSTFLFRPHCGEAGSITHLVSAFITADNISHGLNLKKSPVLQYLYYLAQIPIAMSPLSNNSLFLEYSKNPLREFLHKGLVVSLSTDDPMQFHYTKEALMEEYAIAAQVWKLSTCDLCELARNSVLQSGLSAKEKKHFLGENYIKEGPEGNDISRTNVAQIRMAYRYETLCNELSFLADAMNSEHIDDAHAQ from the exons ATGGCTCTCCCTGGCTCAGCCG GAGAGATGCCGCGCCACTTCCCCCGTCTCAACATCTCTGAGGTGGATGAGCAGGTCCGACTCCTGGCAGAGAAGGTTTTTGCTAAAGTTCTCCGGGAAGAAGACAGTAAAGATGCCTTCTCGCTCTTCACCGTCCCCGAAGATTGTCCTATTGGGCAGAAGGAAGCCAAAGAACGGGAGCTCGAGAAGGACCTGGCGGAGCAGAAATCGGCGGAGACCGTGAAAAG AAAGAAAAGTTTCAAGATGATCCGATCCCAGTCGCTGTCGTTACAACTCCCACCCCAGGACTGGAAGCCGGCGTCCGCCACCCCGGTTCAGTCACCTTTATCTCCCGTCCAGCCAGCCGTGCCCGTTCTTCGGGGCCCAGGGGCAGCCGTCCCGGTGCCATACGATGTTCCCGAGTTCCAGAGAGTGTCGATTAGCGGAGATTACTGCGCCGGG GTTACAGTTGATGACTATGAACAAGCTGCCAACGGCCTGGCCAAAGCTCTGCTGATCCGAGAGAAGTATTCGCGCTTGGCCTATCACCGCTTCCCCAGAACGACGGCCCAGTACCTGTGCTCCATGAACGACGAGAGCTGGAGGATGGAGGACGAAGTCTATCCAG AATTCAATCCTCCTCCCGGGGACAAAGATCCCTACGACCTGGAAGGAGTCCCTCCAAACCTCCACTACGTCGTCAGGATGCAGGGGGGGATCCCGTACATTTATGACAATAAAGCGACGGCCGAGAGCAACGAGCCGCGCGGTTTACCGTACCCCGACCTCGAGACCTACACCCTGGACCTCAGCCACATCCTGGCGCTCATCGCTGACGGCCCGAC GAAGACCTACTGCCACCGACGGCTTAACTTCCTGGAATCCAAGTTTAATCTCCACGAGATGCTGAACGAAATGTCTGAGCTGAAGGAACTGAAGAGCGTCCCTCACCGGGACTTCTACAACGTGCGCAAG GTGGACACTCACATTCACGCGGCGGCCTGCATGAACCAGAAGCACCTGCTGCGATTCATTAAGCACACGTACCGCACGGAGCACGACAGGGTGGTGCTGGAGAAGGACGGGCAGAAGATGACCCTGAAGGAGCTGTTTGAGAGTCTTCACATGGACCCCCACGACCTGACCGTGGACTCTCTGGATGTTCACGCC GGAAGGCAAACTTTTCATCGATTCGATAAATTTAATGCCAAATACAACCCCGTGGGAGCCAGCGAGCTCCGGGATCTGTACCTGAAGACAGAAAACTACCTGGAAGGGGAATATTTCGCTCGTATAATCAAG GAGGTGGCGAGGGAACTGGAAGACAGTAAATACCAGTACACCGAGCCGCGGCTCTCCATCTACGGCCGCTCCGCCAGCGAGTGGAACGTGTTGGCCAAATGGTTCATCAAACACAAGGTGTATTCGCCCAACATGCGCTGGATGATCCAGGTCCCGCGGATCTT cGACATCTTCAGATCGAAGAAGATTCTTCCGGATTTTGGCAAAATgttagaaaatattttcctcCCGTTATTTGAGGCGACGATTAACCCTTCAGATCACAAGGAACTTTACCTTTTCCTGAACTAT GTGACCGGTTTCGACAGCGTCGACGATGAATCCAAACACAACGACCACATGTTTTCCACCAAGAGCCCCACGCCTGACGAGTGGACGCAGGAGCAGAACCCGCCGTACAGCTACTATCTGTATTACATGTACGCCAACATCATGCTTCTCAACAATCTACGCAG GGAGAGGGGTATGAGCACCTTCCTGTTCAGACCTCACTGCGGAGAAGCCGGATCCATCACCCACCTCGTATCCGCCTTCATCACCGCCGACAACATTTCCCACGGATTAAACCTGAAAAAG AGTCCGGTTCTCCAGTACCTGTACTACCTCGCGCAGATTCCCATCGCCATGTCTCCGCTCAGCAACAACAGTCTGTTCCTGGAATACTCCAAGAACCCCCTGCGGGAATTTCTGCACAAGGGGCTCGTAGTCTCCCTCTCGACGGACGACCCCATGCAGTTCCACTACACCAAG GAGGCGCTGATGGAGGAATACGCCATCGCAGCCCAGGTGTGGAAGCTCAGTACCTGCGACCTGTGTGAACTTGCGCGAAACAGCGTCCTGCAGAGCGGCCTGTCAGCCAAG gaaaagaAACATTTCCTGGGTGAGAATTACATCAAGGAGGGACCCGAGGGGAACGACATCAGCCGGACGAACGTAGCCCAGATCCGAATGGCTTACAGATACGAAACCTTATGTAACGAGCTGAGCTTCCTGGCCGACGCCATGAATTCGGAGCACATCGACGACGCGCATGCACAATGA